A genomic region of Rheinheimera sp. MMS21-TC3 contains the following coding sequences:
- the arsB gene encoding ACR3 family arsenite efflux transporter has protein sequence MSAGAQAIAAKPRQAPMSGFERYLTLWVALCIVAGVALGQGLPDVFQAIGRMEVAQVNLPVGLLIWVMIVPMLVKIDFGALHQVKEHWRGIGVTLFVNWAVKPFSMALLGWLFIRQVFAPFLPADQLDSYIAGLILLAAAPCTAMVFVWSRLTNGDPLFTLSQVALNDAIMIVAFAPIVGLLLGMSSISVPWDTLLISVVLYIIVPVILAQLLRRHLLKQGQAAFERAMQKIGPWSMAALLLTLVLLFAFQGEAIIRQPLVIAMLAVPILIQVFFNSGLAYWLNKRAGEKHSVACPSALIGASNFFELAVAAAISLFGLHSGAALATVVGVLVEVPVMLLVVRVVNRSKSWYERG, from the coding sequence ATGAGCGCCGGCGCACAGGCCATCGCCGCGAAGCCGCGCCAGGCCCCGATGAGCGGCTTCGAGCGTTACCTGACGCTGTGGGTGGCCCTGTGCATCGTCGCCGGTGTTGCGCTCGGCCAGGGCCTTCCTGACGTGTTCCAGGCCATAGGCCGCATGGAAGTGGCCCAGGTCAATTTGCCGGTGGGCCTGCTGATTTGGGTAATGATCGTCCCGATGCTGGTCAAGATCGACTTCGGGGCGCTGCACCAGGTCAAAGAGCATTGGCGCGGCATCGGCGTCACGCTGTTCGTGAATTGGGCCGTCAAGCCATTCTCGATGGCCCTGCTGGGGTGGCTGTTCATCCGACAAGTGTTCGCTCCGTTCCTGCCGGCCGATCAACTGGACAGCTACATCGCGGGCTTGATCTTGCTGGCCGCCGCGCCCTGCACGGCAATGGTGTTCGTGTGGAGCCGCCTTACCAACGGCGACCCGCTTTTCACGCTCTCGCAAGTGGCTCTGAACGACGCCATCATGATCGTGGCCTTCGCGCCCATCGTCGGCCTGCTGCTGGGCATGTCCTCGATCTCGGTGCCTTGGGACACGCTGCTGATTTCGGTCGTGCTCTACATCATCGTGCCGGTGATCCTGGCGCAGCTCTTGCGGCGGCATCTGCTCAAGCAAGGACAGGCCGCCTTTGAACGGGCCATGCAGAAGATCGGGCCGTGGTCGATGGCCGCGCTGCTGCTGACGTTGGTTCTACTGTTCGCCTTCCAGGGCGAGGCCATCATCCGGCAGCCGTTAGTGATCGCCATGCTAGCCGTGCCGATCTTGATTCAAGTGTTCTTCAATTCCGGGTTAGCCTACTGGCTGAACAAGCGGGCGGGGGAAAAGCACTCTGTCGCCTGTCCTTCGGCCCTGATCGGTGCCAGCAACTTCTTCGAGCTGGCCGTGGCGGCCGCCATCAGCTTGTTCGGTCTGCACTCCGGCGCTGCATTGGCAACCGTGGTCGGCGTCCTGGTCGAAGTGCCGGTGATGCTGCTGGTCGTGCGCGTGGTGAATCGCTCGAAGAGCTGGTACGAACGAGGTTGA
- a CDS encoding type I toxin-antitoxin system ptaRNA1 family toxin — MTTQHIIEPGQAVHQAAAILSSLEYINQAEARSLGPLAEAVANAFMVVYYQAETGRATQADFQEAMNALRQACS; from the coding sequence ATGACAACACAACATATTATCGAACCAGGGCAAGCAGTGCATCAAGCAGCGGCTATTCTTTCTTCTTTGGAGTACATCAACCAAGCGGAAGCGCGGAGCCTTGGGCCATTGGCCGAAGCCGTCGCTAATGCTTTTATGGTGGTGTACTACCAAGCTGAAACGGGCCGGGCGACACAGGCTGATTTTCAAGAAGCAATGAACGCCTTGCGCCAAGCGTGCAGCTAA
- the trbL gene encoding P-type conjugative transfer protein TrbL, translating to MRKKIALGGLMMVATMVLAEPAMAQELSSSGVMNDVLKRFHDAAATWGPAIESAASRLFWTLVVISMVWTFGMMALRKADIGEFFAEFVRFTIFTGFFWWLLTNANQGMNIAGTIVQSLQTLGAQAGGLSNSNLGPSSILDLGFELYNRTVQATSELGWRQMATALVMELMALAVLFVLALIAVNLLLLLASAWILLYAGVFFLGFGGSRWTSDMAINYYKTVLGLAAQLMAMVLLVAIGKEFINHYYTQISENMASQELAVMLVISVILLFLVNKVPPMISGLVSGGGIGAAGGIGNFGAGAAVGAAVTAASMATGGAALAGKAVMGAAAGAAGGASALQAAFQKASASMETGGDMSSMGSVVSSGGNGGGEAGTAGSSPFAQAAGFGDSGSSSSGGGFAKAAKLATGTASELAKGVGSQVKQGFQERVSETTGGKLAASIRESMEPKEASQSGQFEGNSLGADSGPDSNEVRS from the coding sequence TGTGCTCAAGCGTTTTCATGATGCTGCCGCAACATGGGGGCCAGCTATTGAGTCCGCTGCATCGCGTTTGTTCTGGACGCTGGTTGTGATTTCGATGGTCTGGACATTCGGCATGATGGCTTTGCGCAAGGCCGACATTGGCGAGTTCTTCGCGGAGTTCGTTCGCTTCACGATCTTCACCGGCTTTTTCTGGTGGTTGCTGACGAATGCGAACCAGGGCATGAATATCGCCGGTACGATTGTTCAGTCATTGCAAACTCTGGGCGCGCAGGCGGGGGGACTTTCCAATAGCAATCTTGGGCCCTCCAGCATCCTTGATCTTGGTTTCGAGTTATACAACCGCACAGTACAGGCCACCTCGGAGCTGGGATGGCGGCAGATGGCAACTGCTCTGGTCATGGAGCTAATGGCCCTGGCTGTTTTGTTTGTCCTGGCGTTGATTGCGGTCAACCTGTTGCTGTTGCTCGCATCAGCCTGGATTCTGTTGTATGCCGGTGTGTTCTTCCTTGGCTTTGGTGGAAGTCGTTGGACTTCCGACATGGCGATCAATTACTACAAGACCGTGCTGGGCCTGGCCGCACAGCTTATGGCAATGGTGCTTCTGGTTGCGATTGGCAAAGAGTTCATCAATCACTACTACACGCAAATCAGCGAGAACATGGCATCCCAGGAACTGGCCGTGATGTTGGTTATATCGGTCATCTTGCTTTTCTTGGTCAACAAAGTTCCGCCGATGATTTCTGGTCTTGTGTCTGGTGGTGGTATTGGCGCAGCCGGTGGAATTGGAAACTTCGGTGCGGGTGCGGCAGTTGGGGCGGCGGTGACGGCGGCCAGTATGGCAACTGGCGGCGCTGCCCTGGCAGGTAAAGCGGTTATGGGTGCCGCAGCCGGTGCAGCCGGAGGTGCAAGTGCACTCCAAGCGGCTTTTCAGAAAGCATCAGCGAGTATGGAAACCGGCGGTGACATGTCCAGCATGGGGTCAGTTGTCAGCAGTGGCGGAAACGGTGGTGGTGAAGCGGGTACTGCTGGCAGTAGCCCATTCGCCCAAGCGGCTGGCTTTGGTGACAGCGGCAGTAGCTCAAGCGGTGGCGGCTTTGCCAAGGCCGCGAAGCTGGCCACAGGCACGGCCTCCGAGTTAGCCAAGGGTGTCGGCTCTCAAGTGAAGCAGGGATTCCAGGAGCGAGTGAGCGAAACCACAGGCGGAAAACTGGCTGCTTCGATACGCGAAAGCATGGAGCCGAAAGAAGCAAGCCAATCTGGCCAGTTCGAGGGCAATAGCTTGGGCGCCGATTCTGGCCCAGATAGTAACGAAGTCAGGAGTTAG